A part of Saccopteryx bilineata isolate mSacBil1 chromosome 10, mSacBil1_pri_phased_curated, whole genome shotgun sequence genomic DNA contains:
- the TTC21A gene encoding tetratricopeptide repeat protein 21A isoform X4 gives MSSNDSSLMAGIIYYSQEKYFRHVQQAAAMGLEKFSNDPVLQFFKAYGVFGEESIQEAISSLESIRNHPDMSLCSIMALICAHKRCETIDLEEIQELEGRLKETRKTTSAPALYYASLFLWLMGHHDKARDYLNRMLRFNDSFREGYVLRGWVDLTSDNPHAVKKSIQHLEQGTQDTKDVLALMGKATYYLLQQNYSGALEVVNQITVDSGSFLPALVLKMRLFLARQDWEQTVDTAHTILEKDERNIDAWQVLAVHELARGGNMTTAADNVRNLIKALETREPQNPSLHLKKILVVSRLCGRHHVILQLVCSFIQRIMMAAPSNAHAAIELGYLYILQNQVKEASTWYSEATKRDEINVAAFAGIIWCQILEGCLKEAGQLLEFLKAAQQSRGKSEMLVFLQALLASKDHKGEQEVTALLREAAELHFSCMQGLPLGSEYFEKLDAFFLVGIAREYLFFCPKQPRSPGQVVSPLLKQVAAILNPVVKAAPALTEPLQVMAQVKYLSGELENAQSILQRCLELDPTSVDAHLLMSQIYLAQGHFAMCSHCLELGVSHNFQVRDHPLYHFIKARALNKSGDYPEAIKTLKMIVKLPTLKTEGKKFHGPSVQPGERASILLELADALRMNGQLHEATKVMQDAINEFRGTPEEIRVTIANVDLALSKGSVDMALNMLKSITPRQPCYREAKEKMASIYLQSRKDIGLYIECYRELCEHLPGPGTSLLLGDAFMNIEEPEKALEVYDEAYRKNPHDASLVSRIGQAYVKIHQYIKAVNYYEAAQKISSQDFLCCELAELLLRLKKFNKAEKVLKQALEHDSVTDIPSMMNDVKCLLLLAKVYKSHKKEEVLETLNKALDLQSRILKRALLEQPEMIPSQKQLAASIRLQLGEHYQGEKEYAMATRSYQDALSYSPADNKLVLELARTALLQGHLDLCEQHCAILLQTEKDSETGSVMMADLMFRKQNYEAAINFYHQVLKKAPDNFPVLNKLIDLLWRSGKLEDAPAFFELAKKKSSRVLLEPGFNYCTGIYRWHIGQPNEALKFLNKARKDHIWGQSATCYMVQICLNPDNEIVAREASDNLVAEHSSPDRQESEQQGLRTAEKLLRDFYPHTAWGQTQLRLLQGLCLLATGEKAKVEAALGTFIEVAQAEKDSVPALLAMAQAYMLLKQVPKARTQLKRLAKAPWTPAEAEDLEKSWLLLAHTYCQGGKFDLASELLRRCVQYNKSCCKAYEYMGFIMEKEQAYNDAATYYELAWKYSHHASPAVGFKLAFNYLKGKRFVEAIEVCHSVLREHPDYPKIREEILEKAQGSLRP, from the exons ATGAGCAGCAATGACTCTTCCCTTATG GCGGGGATCATTTACTACAGCCAGGAAAAGTACTTCCGCCATGTGCAGCAGGCTGCGGCCATGGGCCTGGAAAAATTCAGCAATGACCCTGTGCTGCAGTTCTTTAAAGCCTATGGAGTCTTTGGGGAAG AGAGCATCCAGGAGGCCATCAGCAGCCTGGAGAGCATCCGGAATCACCCCGACATGTCCCTGTGCTCCATCATGGCCCTCATTTGTGCTCACAAGCGCTGTGAAACCATCG ACCTAGAGGAGATTCAGGAGCTGGAGGGCAGACTGAAGGAAACCCGCAAAACGACCAGCGCGCCGGCCCTGTACTACGCCAGCCTCTTCCTCTGGCTCATGGGCCACCACGACAAGGCCAGGGATTACCTTAACCGCATGCTGCGGTTCAACGACAGCTTCAGAGAG GGCTACGTGCTGCGAGGCTGGGTGGACCTCACCTCCGACAATCCCCATGCCGTGAAGAAGTCCATCCAGCACCTGGAACAAGGAACTCAGGACACCAAAGATGTGCTGGCGCTGATGGGAAAG GCCACATACTACCTGCTGCAGCAGAACTACTCAGGAGCCCTGGAGGTGGTGAACCAGATCACCGTCGACTCAGGGAGCTTCCTGCCCGCCTTGGTCCTGAAGATGAGGCTGTTCTTGGCTCGGCAGGACTGGGAGCAGACGGTGGACACAGCGCACAC AATCCTAGAGAAAGACGAAAGGAATATTGATGCCTGGCAAGTCCTAGCTGTGCATGAACTTGCAAGAGGAGGAAACATGACCACA GCTGCCGATAATGTTAGAAATCTGATTAAGGCACTAGAGACAAGAGAACCGCAAAATCCAAGTCTccatcttaaaaaaattcttgtggttAGCAGACTG TGTGGGAGGCACCACGTGATTCTACAGCTAGTGTGTAGCTTCATCCAACGCATCATGATGGCCGCCCCCTCCAATGCCCACGCGGCCATCGAGCTGGGCTATCTCTACATCCTGCAGAACCAAGTGAAAGAGGCATCTACATGGTATTCGGAGGCCACGAAACGGGACGAGATCAATGTGGCTGCCTTTGCAG GAATCATCTGGTGCCAGATCTTAGAGGGCTGCCTGAAGGAGGCGGGGCAACTGCTGGAATTCCTGAAGGCGGCGCAGCAGTCCCGGGGGAAGTCTGAG ATGCTGGTCTTCCTCCAAGCCCTCCTGGCGTCCAAGGACCACAAGGGGGAGCAGGAGGTCACGGCGCTCCTGCGGGAGGCGGCGGAGCTGCACTTCTCCTGCATGCAGGGCCTCCCCCTGGGCTCCGAGTACTTTGAAAAGCTGGACGCCTTCTTCCTGGTCGGCATCGCCAGGGAGTACTTGTTCTTCTGCCCCAAGCAG CCCCGCTCGCCAGGCCAGGTCGTGTCCCCACTGCTGAAACAAGTCGCCGCCATCTTGAACCCTGTGGTGAAAGCAGCCCCGGCCCTGACAGAACCTCTGCAGGTGATGGCTCAGGTCAAGTACCTCTCAG GAGAGCTAGAGAATGCCCAGAGCATCCTGCAGCGCTGCCTGGAACTGGACCCCACCTCCGTGGACGCCCACCTCCTCATGTCCCAGATCTACCTGGCTCAGGGCCACTTTGCCATGTGCTCCCACTGCTTAGAGCTGGGCGTCAGTCACAACTTCCAG GTCCGAGACCACCCCCTCTACCACTTCATCAAGGCCAGGGCCCTCAACAAGTCTGGGGACTACCCAGAAGCCATAAAGACACTGAAAATGATCGTAAAATTACCAACTCTGAAGACGGAAGGCAAGAAGTTCCACGGGCCCTCCGTGCAGCCTGGTGAGCGGGCATCCATTTTACTGGAACTGGCAGACGCCCTCCGGATGAATGGGCAGCTG CATGAGGCCACCAAGGTCATGCAAGATGCCATCAACGAGTTTAGAGGCACCCCGGAGGAGATCCGCGTCACCATCGCCAACGTGGACTTGGCCCTGAGCAAGGGGAGCGTGGACATGGCGCTCAACATGCTGAAGAGCATCACGCCCAGGCAGCCCTGCTACCGGGAAGCCAAGGAGAAGATGGCCAGCATCTACCTGCAGTCGCGCAAGGACATCGGCCTCTACATTGAATGCTACCG GGAGCTCTGTGAGCACCTGCCTGGCCCTGGCACCAGCCTGCTCCTGGGCGACGCTTTTATGAATATTGAGGAG CCTGAGAAGGCCCTGGAGGTCTACGATGAGGCCTACCGGAAGAACCCACACGACGCCTCCCTGGTCAGCAGAATTGGGCAAGCTTATGTCAAGATTCACCAGTACATCAAG GCGGTTAATTATTACGAGGCTGCCCAGAAGATTAGCAGCCAGGACTTTCTGTGCTGTGAGCTGGCTGAACTGCTCCTGAGGTTAAAGAAGTTCAACAAGGCAGAAAAAGTTTTGAAGCAGGCTCTGGAACATGACTCAG TCACAGACATCCCATCCATGATGAATGATGTCAAGTGCTTGCTTTTGCTGGCAAAGGTTTACaagagccataaaaaagaagaggtgCTGGAAACCTTGAACAAG GCCCTGGACCTCCAGTCCCGGATTCTGAAGCGTGCTCTCCTGGAGCAGCCGGAGATGATCCCCTcccagaagcagctggcagcCTCCATCCGCCTCCAGCTGGGGGAGCACTACCAGGGGGAGAAGGAGTATGCCATGGCGACGCGGTCTTACCAGGATGCTCTGTCCTACTCGCCCGCTGACAACAAG CTGGTACTGGAGCTGGCGCGGACCGCCTTGCTGCAGGGCCACCTGGACCTGTGTGAGCAGCACTGTGCCATCCTCCTGCAGACCGAGAAGGACAGTGAGACCGGCTCCGTG ATGATGGCCGACCTGATGTTTAGAAAACAGAACTATGAAGCTGCCATCAATTTCTACCACCAAGTCCTGAAGAAAGCGCCAG aCAATTTCCCTGTCCTGAATAAACTGATTGACCTGCTATGGAGAAGTGGCAAACTCGAGGACGCCCCTGCCTTCTTTGAGTTGGCCAAGAAGAAGTCTAGCCGAGTACTCTTGGAGCCAGGGTTCAACTACTGCACAGGCATCTACCGCTG GCATATAGGGCAGCCCAATGAAGCTCTGAAGTTCCTAAACAAAGCTCGCAAGGACCACATTTGGGGCCAGAGCGCCACCTGCTACATGGTGCAAATCTGTCTGAACCCAGACAATGAGATAGTGGCCAGAGAGGCTTCCGACAACCTTGTGGCTGAGCACAG CTCCCCCGACAGGCAGGAGTCAGAGCAGCAGGGCCTGCGCACCGCTGAGAAGCTGCTGCGCGACTTCTACCCGCACACGGCCTGGGGCCAGACCCAGCTGCGGCTGCTGCAGGGCCTCTGCCTGCTGGCCACCGGCGAGAAGGCGAAGGTGGAGGCCGCGCTGGGCACCTTCATCGAGGTGGCGCAGGCCGAG AAGGACAGTGTCCCGGCGCTGCTGGCCATGGCACAGGCCTACATGCTGCTGAAGCAGGTCCCCAAGGCACGCACGCAGTTGAAGCGTCTGGCGAAGGCCCCGTGGACGCCGGCCGAGGCCGAGGACCTGGAGAAGAGCTGGCTCCTGCTGGCCCACACCTACTGCCAGGGCGGCAAGTTCGACCTCGCCTCCGAGCTGCTGCGGCGCTGTGTGCAATACAACAAG TCCTGCTGTAAGGCCTACGAGTACATGGGCTTCATCATGGAGAAGGAGCAGGCCTACAACGACGCAGCCACCTACTACGAGCTGGCCTGGAAGTACAGTCATCATGCCAGCCCTGCCGTCG GCTTCAAACTAGCTTTCAACTACTTGAAGGGCAAGAGATTCGTGGAGGCCATCGAAGTCTGCCACAGT GTCCTCAGGGAGCACCCCGACTACCccaaaatcagagaagaaattttGGAAAAGGCCCAAGGATCTCTGAGGCCCTAG